The following is a genomic window from Bacteroidia bacterium.
ACACACTCCCGGCGCATCAGCTCGAGCTGGGGCTGTGGCTGGAGGCGGATCGCATGCGCAGCCTCGCCGTGAACGAGGAAAACCTCGAAACACAGCGCAACGTCGTGATCGAAGAGCGGCGGTCGCGCTACGACAATCAGCCCTACGGCACGATGATGATGGAGCTGTTCGCCCGTGCGTACAAGATGCAGGCCTACCGCTGGCCGACCATCGGGTCCATTACCGACATACGGGCCGCCACGCTGGAGCAGGTGCGGGCGTTTCATTCTATGTATTACCGTCCGGGTAACGCGTCGCTGTGCATTGCCGGCGACATTGATATGGACGCGGCCCTGGGCCTGGTGGAGAAATATTTCGGCGACATCGAGGATCATGACGGGGCGATATACCGTCCGTTCATGCACGAACCGCCGCAGACCACACAGGTGCGCGACTACGTGTACGACAGCATACCCCTGCCGGGATTGCTGGTCGGCATGCACATTCCGGATATGAATTCAAAGGACTTCCTTCCCCTCGATATCCTGTCCAATATTCTCACGTCCGGGGAAAGCTCGCGCATGTACCGCAGTTTCGTGCACGAAGCGCGTATCGCGCAGTCCGTTGTCTCCTATGCGTACGATCTGGAACTGCCCGGCTTGTTCCTGTTCCGCATCATCGCACAGCAGGGAAAAACCTCCGAGATGCTGGAAACCATGCTCTGGCGCGAACTCGACGACGTACGCAGAAACGGTGTGACCGAGCGTGAACTCGAGAAAGCGCGCAACCGCATCGAGGCCGGCTATGTGCATTCCGCCGTGTCGCTGCAATCACGCGCCGACATGCTCAACAGCTTCCGCGTACTTTCGCGGGACGCAGGGCTCATCAACACGCATTTGGACAGCATCCGGGCCGTGACGCGCGAGGACATACAGCGCGTTGCCGCTTGCTATCTGACGGAGCTGAACGCGACTTGTCTGCATTATCTCCCCTATCCGAAGCAATCCCCGGAGGCGGCACAATGACACCATTGCATCCCGCATTCGACAGAAGCCGTCCTCCGTTGTGCGGTACGCCGAAGGATGTTCTGTTCCCGGACTATTTCGAGCATGCGCTCAGCAACGGTCTGCGCGTTTTGGTGTACGAGCAGCCGGGATTTCCTCTCGCGACCATGCAGCTCGTAGCCCGTGGCGGCGCCTCGCGCGACGGTGATGTACCCGGTCTGGCGGCAATCACGTCCGAACTGCTGATCAAAGGGACGAGGCGACGCAGCTCGCATGATATCGCCGAAGAGATCGAATCGCGCGGCGGCTCGATATGGAGCGGTGCGGGCTGGGACAGCTGCGTCGTCGGCATTGGTATCCTGAGTCGTCATATCCCGCATGCCTTCGATGTGCTTGCGGATACAGTGCGCAATCCGGCGTTCGCCGAGGAGGAGATCGAACGCCTGAAAGAGCAGCGACTCGCGGATATTCTGCAGGACAAATCCAATCCGACCGTGCTCGCCTGGCATCGCTTCTGCGGTGCGGTGTACGGCGAACACCCGTACGGACGTCCGCAGGACGGTACCGAGGCCTCTCTGGCCGTGATTGATATCGAGCGGCTCCGCGCCTCCCATGCGGAACGTTTTTCTCCGTCACAGTGCTTCCTGCTCGTTGTCGGTGATGCGTCGCCCGCGCAAATTGTCGCTCTCGCGGAAGAGCATTTTGGTGACTGGAGCGTCCCTACAGCGGAAGACGCGGGATCCATGCCCATACCGCCGCTTTCCGGCCGTCAGGTGCATGTGGTAGACCGTCCCACCGCGGTGCAAAGTTCCATCGTGGTCGGTCATCCGGGAATCGCGCGCAACAGCGAGGACTACATCCCGGTGTCGCTCATGAACACCTTGTTCGGCGGGTATTTCGGTTCGCGACTGAATCTCAATCTCCGCGAGGCACGCGGTTATACCTACGGAGCGCATTCCCGCTTCGATGCGCGGATGCAGCAGGGCCCCTTTGCCGCTGGTGCGGAGGTGCGCATGGAAGTGACCGACCTCGCCATCGAGGAAGTGCTCACGGAAATGCGCCGCATGCGTGAGGAAGTCATACCGGAGGACGAGCTTGCAAAGGTACAAAGCTACCTCACCGGCAGCTTCCCGCTTCAGATCGAAACGCCTTCGCAGGTAGCGCAGCGCATCGTGACCATCGAACTCTATGGACTGAGCAAGACGTACTACAACCATTTCAACAGTACCGTCCTGTCACTGCGGCCCGAAGACATTCAGCGGGTTGCCGT
Proteins encoded in this region:
- a CDS encoding insulinase family protein, translated to MTPLHPAFDRSRPPLCGTPKDVLFPDYFEHALSNGLRVLVYEQPGFPLATMQLVARGGASRDGDVPGLAAITSELLIKGTRRRSSHDIAEEIESRGGSIWSGAGWDSCVVGIGILSRHIPHAFDVLADTVRNPAFAEEEIERLKEQRLADILQDKSNPTVLAWHRFCGAVYGEHPYGRPQDGTEASLAVIDIERLRASHAERFSPSQCFLLVVGDASPAQIVALAEEHFGDWSVPTAEDAGSMPIPPLSGRQVHVVDRPTAVQSSIVVGHPGIARNSEDYIPVSLMNTLFGGYFGSRLNLNLREARGYTYGAHSRFDARMQQGPFAAGAEVRMEVTDLAIEEVLTEMRRMREEVIPEDELAKVQSYLTGSFPLQIETPSQVAQRIVTIELYGLSKTYYNHFNSTVLSLRPEDIQRVAVQYLNPDDAVIVAAGRGKQLRNTLERFGRVQVFDADGQVIPNISPIAQDV
- a CDS encoding insulinase family protein, whose protein sequence is MSTLNIAFEEHDLPNGLHVILHRDATLPIVAVNLWYHVGSKNEHEGETGFAHLFEHMMFQGSENVPANMHFHHVQSAGGTLNASTSFDRTNYYNTLPAHQLELGLWLEADRMRSLAVNEENLETQRNVVIEERRSRYDNQPYGTMMMELFARAYKMQAYRWPTIGSITDIRAATLEQVRAFHSMYYRPGNASLCIAGDIDMDAALGLVEKYFGDIEDHDGAIYRPFMHEPPQTTQVRDYVYDSIPLPGLLVGMHIPDMNSKDFLPLDILSNILTSGESSRMYRSFVHEARIAQSVVSYAYDLELPGLFLFRIIAQQGKTSEMLETMLWRELDDVRRNGVTERELEKARNRIEAGYVHSAVSLQSRADMLNSFRVLSRDAGLINTHLDSIRAVTREDIQRVAACYLTELNATCLHYLPYPKQSPEAAQ